A part of Larimichthys crocea isolate SSNF chromosome VII, L_crocea_2.0, whole genome shotgun sequence genomic DNA contains:
- the LOC104940504 gene encoding galactosylgalactosylxylosylprotein 3-beta-glucuronosyltransferase 1 isoform X1 — protein sequence MPKRRDILAIVLIVLPWTLLITVWHQSAIAPLLAIRKACHHLVKEIFIIPERLAVRHHRLSDDGVEGKREAGGQAQDSKEYCASDKDIVEVVRTEYVYTRPPPWSDVLPTIHIITPTYSRPVQKAELTRLANTFLHVPNLHWILVEDSQRRTPLVTRLLRETGLNYTHLNVETPRNYKLRGDTRDPRIPRGTMQRNLALRWLRETFNANSSQAGIVYFADDDNTYSLELFEEMRSTRKVSVWPVAFVGGLRYESPKVNAAGKVYGWKTVFDPHRPFAIDMAGFAINLRLILFKPQAYFKLRGVKGGYQESSLLRELVTLNDLEPKAANCTKILVWHTRTEKPVLVNEGKKGFTDPNVEI from the exons ATGCCGAAGAGAAGAGATATTCTTGCCATCGTGTTGATCGTGTTACCCTGGACTCTGCTCATCACTGTTTGGCACCAAAGCGCTATAGCTCCACTCCTCGCCATCCGCAAGG CCTGTCACCACCTAGTAAAAGAGATCTTTATCATTCCAGAGAGGCTTGCAGTCCGCCACCACCGGCTCTCAG ATGATGGTGTCGAGGGCAAGAGGGAAGCAGGTGGCCAGGCGCAGGACTCCAAGGAATACTGTGCCTCAGATAAGGACATTGTAGAGGTGGTGAGGACAGAGTATGTGTACACAAGGCCTCCACCTTGGTCCGATGTGCTGCCTACTATCCACATCATCACCCCAACTTATAGTCGGCCGGTGCAGAAGGCGGAGCTGACGCGGCTTGCAAACACCTTCTTGCATGTTCCCAACTTGCACTGGATCCTGGTGGAGGACTCGCAAAGGAGAACGCCTCTTGTCACAAGGCTCCTCCGAGAAACAGGGCTTAACTACACCCACCTAAATGTAGAGACACCCAGGAACTATAAGTTACGGGGTGACACTCGGGATCCCAGAATCCCCAGGGGAACCATGCAAAGGAATCTGGCACTGCGGTGGCTGAGGGAGACCTTCAACGCCAACAGCAGCCAAGCTGGAATCGTCTACTTTGCTGATGATGACAACACATACAGCCTGGAGCTGTTTGAGGAG ATGAGGTCGACGCGGAAGGTTTCTGTGTGGCCTGTGGCCTTTGTGGGAGGCTTACGGTACGAGTCCCCCAAGGTCAACGCAGCTGGAAAGGTCTATGGCTGGAAGACGGTGTTCGACCCCCATCGGCCCTTTGCCATCGACATGGCCGGCTTTGCCATCAACCTGAGGCTCATCCTCTTCAAGCCACAGGCGTATTTTAAGCTTCGTGGGGTGAAGGGAGGCTACCAGGAGAGTAGTTTGCTCCGGGAACTTGTTACACTCAACGACCTGGAGCCTAAAGCAGCCAATTGCACTAag ATACTTGTTTGGCACACGAGAACGGAGAAACCCGTCCTTGtaaatgaggggaaaaaaggattCACAGACCCCAATGTGGAGATTTGA
- the LOC104940504 gene encoding galactosylgalactosylxylosylprotein 3-beta-glucuronosyltransferase 1 isoform X2 — MPKRRDILAIVLIVLPWTLLITVWHQSAIAPLLAIRKERLAVRHHRLSDDGVEGKREAGGQAQDSKEYCASDKDIVEVVRTEYVYTRPPPWSDVLPTIHIITPTYSRPVQKAELTRLANTFLHVPNLHWILVEDSQRRTPLVTRLLRETGLNYTHLNVETPRNYKLRGDTRDPRIPRGTMQRNLALRWLRETFNANSSQAGIVYFADDDNTYSLELFEEMRSTRKVSVWPVAFVGGLRYESPKVNAAGKVYGWKTVFDPHRPFAIDMAGFAINLRLILFKPQAYFKLRGVKGGYQESSLLRELVTLNDLEPKAANCTKILVWHTRTEKPVLVNEGKKGFTDPNVEI; from the exons ATGCCGAAGAGAAGAGATATTCTTGCCATCGTGTTGATCGTGTTACCCTGGACTCTGCTCATCACTGTTTGGCACCAAAGCGCTATAGCTCCACTCCTCGCCATCCGCAAGG AGAGGCTTGCAGTCCGCCACCACCGGCTCTCAG ATGATGGTGTCGAGGGCAAGAGGGAAGCAGGTGGCCAGGCGCAGGACTCCAAGGAATACTGTGCCTCAGATAAGGACATTGTAGAGGTGGTGAGGACAGAGTATGTGTACACAAGGCCTCCACCTTGGTCCGATGTGCTGCCTACTATCCACATCATCACCCCAACTTATAGTCGGCCGGTGCAGAAGGCGGAGCTGACGCGGCTTGCAAACACCTTCTTGCATGTTCCCAACTTGCACTGGATCCTGGTGGAGGACTCGCAAAGGAGAACGCCTCTTGTCACAAGGCTCCTCCGAGAAACAGGGCTTAACTACACCCACCTAAATGTAGAGACACCCAGGAACTATAAGTTACGGGGTGACACTCGGGATCCCAGAATCCCCAGGGGAACCATGCAAAGGAATCTGGCACTGCGGTGGCTGAGGGAGACCTTCAACGCCAACAGCAGCCAAGCTGGAATCGTCTACTTTGCTGATGATGACAACACATACAGCCTGGAGCTGTTTGAGGAG ATGAGGTCGACGCGGAAGGTTTCTGTGTGGCCTGTGGCCTTTGTGGGAGGCTTACGGTACGAGTCCCCCAAGGTCAACGCAGCTGGAAAGGTCTATGGCTGGAAGACGGTGTTCGACCCCCATCGGCCCTTTGCCATCGACATGGCCGGCTTTGCCATCAACCTGAGGCTCATCCTCTTCAAGCCACAGGCGTATTTTAAGCTTCGTGGGGTGAAGGGAGGCTACCAGGAGAGTAGTTTGCTCCGGGAACTTGTTACACTCAACGACCTGGAGCCTAAAGCAGCCAATTGCACTAag ATACTTGTTTGGCACACGAGAACGGAGAAACCCGTCCTTGtaaatgaggggaaaaaaggattCACAGACCCCAATGTGGAGATTTGA
- the LOC104940504 gene encoding galactosylgalactosylxylosylprotein 3-beta-glucuronosyltransferase 1 isoform X3, which produces MPKRRDILAIVLIVLPWTLLITVWHQSAIAPLLAIRKDDGVEGKREAGGQAQDSKEYCASDKDIVEVVRTEYVYTRPPPWSDVLPTIHIITPTYSRPVQKAELTRLANTFLHVPNLHWILVEDSQRRTPLVTRLLRETGLNYTHLNVETPRNYKLRGDTRDPRIPRGTMQRNLALRWLRETFNANSSQAGIVYFADDDNTYSLELFEEMRSTRKVSVWPVAFVGGLRYESPKVNAAGKVYGWKTVFDPHRPFAIDMAGFAINLRLILFKPQAYFKLRGVKGGYQESSLLRELVTLNDLEPKAANCTKILVWHTRTEKPVLVNEGKKGFTDPNVEI; this is translated from the exons ATGCCGAAGAGAAGAGATATTCTTGCCATCGTGTTGATCGTGTTACCCTGGACTCTGCTCATCACTGTTTGGCACCAAAGCGCTATAGCTCCACTCCTCGCCATCCGCAAGG ATGATGGTGTCGAGGGCAAGAGGGAAGCAGGTGGCCAGGCGCAGGACTCCAAGGAATACTGTGCCTCAGATAAGGACATTGTAGAGGTGGTGAGGACAGAGTATGTGTACACAAGGCCTCCACCTTGGTCCGATGTGCTGCCTACTATCCACATCATCACCCCAACTTATAGTCGGCCGGTGCAGAAGGCGGAGCTGACGCGGCTTGCAAACACCTTCTTGCATGTTCCCAACTTGCACTGGATCCTGGTGGAGGACTCGCAAAGGAGAACGCCTCTTGTCACAAGGCTCCTCCGAGAAACAGGGCTTAACTACACCCACCTAAATGTAGAGACACCCAGGAACTATAAGTTACGGGGTGACACTCGGGATCCCAGAATCCCCAGGGGAACCATGCAAAGGAATCTGGCACTGCGGTGGCTGAGGGAGACCTTCAACGCCAACAGCAGCCAAGCTGGAATCGTCTACTTTGCTGATGATGACAACACATACAGCCTGGAGCTGTTTGAGGAG ATGAGGTCGACGCGGAAGGTTTCTGTGTGGCCTGTGGCCTTTGTGGGAGGCTTACGGTACGAGTCCCCCAAGGTCAACGCAGCTGGAAAGGTCTATGGCTGGAAGACGGTGTTCGACCCCCATCGGCCCTTTGCCATCGACATGGCCGGCTTTGCCATCAACCTGAGGCTCATCCTCTTCAAGCCACAGGCGTATTTTAAGCTTCGTGGGGTGAAGGGAGGCTACCAGGAGAGTAGTTTGCTCCGGGAACTTGTTACACTCAACGACCTGGAGCCTAAAGCAGCCAATTGCACTAag ATACTTGTTTGGCACACGAGAACGGAGAAACCCGTCCTTGtaaatgaggggaaaaaaggattCACAGACCCCAATGTGGAGATTTGA